The Pieris napi chromosome 21, ilPieNapi1.2, whole genome shotgun sequence genome contains a region encoding:
- the LOC125060346 gene encoding uncharacterized protein LOC125060346: MGRITLIILLCFVAFALGSNDDKFIKKYAMMKIYESCFGAEVVKQIRREMKEAYAKCSSPPSFEETPNQQIPSILFGKLPPGFAMDPNTQTITKPSPDGAGQNQENELPNHEKLHVQKIPLSQLLPLRSQPPFQSQPIPPYMMPTNPQFRPFSSASPFYQFPYPMPPYQYPGQYNPYYQPMQQFYQQPLYPSNRMSRDLDLRDRLDIITRGPNAGKVRNITCVMQELGYIDHNLEPNYEQITQRIANLPVSSDLKGDIQDGLQFCQKFSQCVPDMKRDVSPLSQELIKPMFFFRCYKHKKLEACIMKDIRDRFTSEDDLETDGDFRSLGRSGRALKDEPINDPRFDALDEMAVYLYDYLSGGSGLDYDLYL; this comes from the exons ATGGGGAGAAtaacgttaataatattattatgcttCGTCGCTTTCGCATTAGGAAGTAATGATGACAAATTTATCAAGAAATATGCTATGATgaag aTTTATGAGAGTTGTTTCGGAGCAGAAGTCGTAAAACAAATAAGGCGGGAAATGAAAGAGGCATATGCGAAATGCTCATCACCGCCATCTTTTGAGGAAACTCCGAACCAGCAAATACCATCCATTTTGTTTGGTAAACTGCCGCCAGGGTTCGCAATGGACCCCAACACGCAAACAATCACCAAGCCCTCACCAGATGGCGCTGGGCAAAATCAAGAAAATGAATTGCCGAATCATGAGAAATTGCACGTCCAAAAAATTCCACTAAGCCAACTTCTACCCTTAAGATCTCAGCcg CCATTCCAGTCCCAACCAATACCTCCATACATGATGCCAACAAACCCGCAATTCAGACCGTTTAGTTCAGCGTCACCGTTCTATCAGTTCCCGTACCCCATGCCACCATATCAGTACCCTGGACAGTACAATCCCTACTACCAACCAATGCAGCAGTTTTATCAGCAGCCGCTCTACCCTTCTAACAGGATGTCG CGAGACCTCGACCTCCGCGATCGCCTTGACATCATAACACGAGGTCCCAACGCTGGCAAAGTCAGAAATATTACATGCGTCATGCAAGAACTGGGTTATATAGATCATAATCTAGAACCTAACTATGAACAGATAACGCAGAGAATTGCTAACCTTCCAGTTTCAAGTGACCTGAAAGGAGACATTCAAGATGGCCTCCAGTTCTGTCAAAAGTTTTCG CAATGTGTTCCGGATATGAAACGCGACGTGTCTCCGCTGTCCCAAGAGCTAATCAAGCCGATGTTCTTCTTCAGATGTTATAAG CACAAGAAACTAGAAGCCTGTATCATGAAAGATATTCGCGATCGGTTCACGAGTGAAGACGATTTGGAAACTGATGGTGATTTTAg ATCCCTCGGCAGATCAGGTCGTGCGCTCAAGGACGAGCCAATAAACGACCCCAGGTTCGATGCCCTGGACGAAATGGCTGTTTACTTATATGACTATTTAAGTGGGGGTAGTGGACTTGACTATGAtctatatttgtaa